The Triticum aestivum cultivar Chinese Spring chromosome 7B, IWGSC CS RefSeq v2.1, whole genome shotgun sequence genome window below encodes:
- the LOC123163146 gene encoding UDP-glycosyltransferase 91D2-like — translation MDAADSSPMHVVLFPWLAFGHMLPFLELAERLAARCHRVSFVSTPRNISRLPPAVDVHLVALPLPRVDGLPEGAEATTDLPPGKGELLQKASDGLAGPFSALLDRDKKPDWVIVDTLHYLAAAAAVDRGVPSVMFATCSSASTALWGVPCMSKTVNPELGASLGQRFLLTYQSCKMVAQRCCIEFDPDSVALLPGIYGKPFVPLGLLPPPLRSNGDDALVSWLDRQPAKSVVYVALGSEAPLSTELVHELAIGLELAGAAFLWALRKPSGVPDDEVLPPGFQERTKHRGLVTMGMAPQTRVLAHDSVSAFLTHCGWSSAIEGMQYGRPLVMLPFFGDQGPIARLMEGKKVGLPVPRNGKDGSSLDREGVASAVRAVLVEEEGRRVFAANAKKLHQIVADTACHKMCIDNFVQQLRFYKG, via the coding sequence ATGGACGCCGCCGACTCGTCGCCGATGCACGTCGTCCTCTTCCCGTGGCTCGCGTTCGGTCACATGCTCCCGTTCCTCGAGCTCGCGGAGCGCCTGGCGGCCCGCTGTCACCGCGTCTCCTTCGTCTCAACGCCGCGCAACATCAGCCGGCTCCCGCCGGCAGTCGACGTCCACCTGGTGGCCCTGCCGCTCCCACGCGTGGATGGCCTTCCCGAGGGAGCCGAGGCCACCACCGACCTCCCGCCCGGCAAGGGCGAGCTCCTACAGAAGGCTTCCGACGGCCTCGCCGGGCCATTCTCCGCCTTACTAGACCGCGACAAGAAGCCGGACTGGGTCATCGTCGACACATTGCActacctagccgccgccgccgctgtcgaccGGGGCGTGCCATCTGTGATGTTCGCCACTTGCTCCTCCGCGTCGACCGCCCTCTGGGGCGTTCCGTGCATGTCGAAGACTGTTAACCCGGAGCTAGGGGCTTCGCTAGGCCAGCGCTTCTTGTTAACCTACCAGAGCTGCAAGATGGTGGCACAGCGGTGCTGCATCGAGTTCGATCCCGACAGCGTGGCTCTGCTGCCCGGCATCTACGGCAAGCCGTTCGTCCCTCTCggcctgctgccgccgccgctgagGTCCAACGGAGACGACGCGCTCGTGTCGTGGCTCGACCGGCAGCCAGCGAAATCCGTCGTCTACGTCGCGCTGGGAAGCGAGGCGCCGCTGAGCACGGAGCTAGTGCACGAGCTAGCCATCGGCCTGGAGCTCGCCGGGGCGGCGTTCCTCTGGGCGCTGAGGAAGCCCAGCGGCGTCCCCGACGACGAGGTCCTTCCTCCGGGTTTCCAGGAGCGTACCAAACACCGCGGGCTCGTAACAATGGGAATGGCCCCGCAGACCAGGGTGCTAGCGCACGACTCCGTCAGCGCGTTCCTGACGCACTGCGGGTGGAGCTCCGCCATCGAGGGGATGCAGTATGGACGCCCCCTTGTCATGCTGCCATTCTTCGGAGACCAAGGGCCAATCGCTCGGCTAATGGAGGGGAAGAAGGTTGGATTGCCGGTGCCAAGGAACGGCAAGGATGGATCGTCTTTAGACCGAGAAGGCGTCGCGTCGGCGGTCCGGGCCGTCTTGGTGGAGGAAGAAGGTAGACGTGTCTTCGCGGCCAATGCCAAGAAGCTCCATCAGATTGTCGCGGATACTGCATGCCATAAGATGTGCATTGATAATTTCGTTCAGCAACTACGATTCTACAAGGGGTAG